A genomic window from Paenibacillus sp. FSL K6-0276 includes:
- a CDS encoding glycoside hydrolase — protein sequence MTTHKPWKIYVIQHSHTDVGYTERQEKIRQYHVNYIRQALQIVRDIESGDRLDWKGYKWVCETFWPVESFLLKATPTEQEEFAQAVQKGYIGLSGTYLNFGEQLNQEMLSVMIQRITNYGQSIQFPVRSAMTADITGFGWGYSQVLADAGIENLITCIHTHHSMFPLWKKQIPFWWETPKGDRILTWSGEHYMFGNDLGLIPGIGGSYTIRDDHDVRKGVSLEVAEARFDRYLEQLVEDGYTFPLVPVMVSGLPTDNGSPNAALMDFVNQWNALHGDRILIQPATLDDFFTDLRAYANEHPEEIVTYRGDWPDWWTDGSATTPMHVQIFREAQRVYTKVKQLDPAHEIVSQERLEAIEYELALFAEHTWGYHSSVTEPWNPFVQELGCRKEAYAANASALAHTALYDILEAQGDALLGPDRPMKFELHNPNNFVQTDYAQLIMEGWYITELKNGFEVLDEVTGTVYEAQMVTAHRGVIITIPVTLQPNQKVQLTIKAIEAHPPVTAYRTDYVGSDRMLDIIPPVPPKLHVTPKFIESPFVRIEWELGAGITKWFDKSSQQDLLRSDRKHNAFSPVYNVTQAPNEFGMYDVRRKMGRNRRGADAITSVGALVDVNIVGNGALYGKVQLTYRVNGCSHYSLLVTVYADRARADVAVRMHKESVWDPENVYISLPFGSAPATGQDALWIEKTGAALRPRIDQLPGSLADFYCVDEGVAYVRDTRGVAIAMPDTPLIQLGSLDYEDRLLSGHPGLANDPAHLYSWPMNNYWETNFKATLGGFYEFRYYIAWGDELNTPEVALEACKSMNAGILAWRTSK from the coding sequence ATGACCACCCACAAACCATGGAAAATTTACGTCATTCAACATTCTCATACGGATGTTGGCTACACAGAACGTCAAGAGAAAATCCGCCAGTATCATGTCAATTACATTCGCCAAGCGTTACAAATTGTACGTGATATCGAAAGCGGTGATCGCTTAGATTGGAAGGGCTATAAATGGGTATGCGAAACGTTCTGGCCAGTTGAATCCTTCCTTTTAAAAGCGACGCCAACAGAACAAGAAGAATTCGCGCAAGCGGTCCAAAAAGGCTATATCGGTCTATCTGGAACTTATCTCAATTTCGGTGAGCAATTAAATCAAGAGATGCTCTCCGTCATGATTCAACGGATTACCAACTATGGTCAATCGATTCAATTCCCGGTACGTTCTGCTATGACTGCGGACATCACTGGCTTTGGCTGGGGATATAGTCAAGTCTTGGCCGATGCAGGGATTGAGAATTTAATTACCTGTATTCATACACATCACTCCATGTTTCCACTATGGAAGAAGCAAATTCCATTCTGGTGGGAAACCCCAAAAGGTGATCGGATTCTAACGTGGAGTGGCGAGCATTATATGTTCGGAAATGACCTCGGCTTAATTCCGGGTATCGGAGGTTCCTATACGATTCGCGATGATCATGATGTGCGAAAAGGCGTGTCCTTGGAAGTCGCTGAAGCGCGATTTGATCGATATTTAGAGCAATTAGTTGAAGATGGCTATACCTTCCCGTTAGTACCTGTCATGGTATCTGGGCTCCCTACAGATAATGGCTCACCGAATGCCGCATTAATGGATTTCGTAAACCAATGGAATGCGTTGCATGGGGATCGGATCTTGATTCAACCAGCGACACTGGATGATTTCTTTACAGATTTAAGAGCCTATGCGAACGAGCATCCGGAAGAAATCGTGACCTACCGAGGAGATTGGCCCGATTGGTGGACAGATGGCTCAGCGACTACCCCGATGCATGTTCAGATCTTCCGCGAGGCGCAACGCGTGTACACGAAGGTGAAGCAGTTAGATCCTGCCCATGAAATTGTTTCCCAAGAGCGGCTCGAAGCGATTGAATATGAGTTGGCTTTATTCGCCGAACATACATGGGGGTACCATTCCTCTGTGACAGAACCTTGGAACCCGTTCGTACAAGAGCTTGGCTGTCGAAAAGAAGCTTACGCCGCCAATGCGAGTGCACTTGCCCATACCGCATTATACGATATCCTTGAGGCACAAGGAGATGCACTATTAGGACCAGATCGCCCTATGAAATTTGAGTTGCATAACCCAAATAACTTTGTCCAAACCGATTATGCCCAATTAATTATGGAGGGCTGGTACATTACAGAGCTGAAAAATGGTTTTGAAGTACTCGATGAAGTGACTGGAACTGTCTATGAAGCGCAAATGGTGACGGCACACCGCGGGGTCATCATTACCATTCCAGTAACCTTGCAGCCGAATCAAAAGGTCCAATTGACGATCAAGGCAATCGAAGCGCATCCACCCGTAACAGCGTATCGCACCGATTATGTTGGATCCGATCGCATGCTGGATATTATTCCACCTGTTCCACCGAAGCTACATGTGACACCGAAATTTATCGAGTCACCTTTCGTTCGGATCGAATGGGAACTTGGGGCAGGGATTACGAAGTGGTTCGACAAAAGCAGTCAACAAGATTTACTACGGTCTGATCGGAAACACAATGCATTCTCCCCTGTCTACAACGTAACACAAGCACCTAATGAATTTGGCATGTATGATGTACGTCGTAAGATGGGACGAAATCGTAGAGGCGCTGATGCGATAACCTCTGTCGGAGCATTAGTTGATGTCAATATCGTTGGAAATGGTGCCCTTTATGGAAAAGTTCAATTGACCTATCGCGTGAATGGTTGCAGTCACTATTCCTTACTCGTCACCGTATACGCTGATCGCGCACGTGCTGATGTAGCCGTACGAATGCATAAGGAAAGTGTATGGGATCCAGAAAATGTGTACATTTCACTTCCGTTTGGGAGTGCTCCCGCTACTGGGCAAGATGCGCTTTGGATAGAAAAGACAGGCGCAGCCTTACGTCCACGAATTGATCAATTGCCTGGGTCCTTGGCAGATTTCTATTGTGTCGATGAAGGTGTAGCTTATGTCCGTGACACACGTGGTGTTGCCATTGCGATGCCAGATACACCGCTCATCCAGCTCGGTTCCTTAGACTATGAAGATCGACTATTGAGCGGACACCCTGGACTAGCGAATGATCCAGCCCATCTCTATTCATGGCCCATGAATAATTATTGGGAAACGAACTTTAAGGCGACACTAGGTGGATTCTATGAATTCCGTTACTATATCGCTTGGGGTGATGAGCTTAATACGCCAGAAGTCGCATTAGAGGCTTGTAAGAGTATGAACGCGGGTATCCTTGCATGGAGAACAAGTAAGTAA
- the metG gene encoding methionine--tRNA ligase — protein sequence MSNVFIGGAWPYANGSLHLGRLSSVLPGDVLARYFRSKGDKVLYVSGSDCHGTPVAVQATKEGITPGAYASRYHEEFLKCFEQLGFSYDLYTRTDQQQHHKVVQELFIELLKNGHLYKKTIAQCYCEVDQRFLPDRYVEGTCPVCGKRARGDQCDYCSTILDPADLLDRACKLCGNTPTERPTEHYYLSLSKFQSELTEYVDEAVHWRENAIKLTKRYLKEELQDRAVTRDLSWGVDIPVAGFEDKKIYVWIEAVSGYLSASKQWATQSGGSWEDFWSEEQEDITAYYVHGKDNIPFHTLIWPAVLLGARDLHLPDRIISSEYLTLEGQKFSTSRNWAVWVPDILERYHPDSIRYFLIANGPEKRDTDFSWREFIYSHNGELLGAFGNFVNRSLAFVEKFYEGIVPSGKLDKVWSDNIDLLYLESGRLIEVGDLKDALEYIFSYVRKANQYFDRQKPWIQVKEDRDACDNTIFTCVQIIANLANLLHPFLPFSCEKIRGFLSLELPNWKPRSVPPYQQVTDLQLLFERIDISQIKEEEQRLEQQKVNK from the coding sequence ATGAGTAATGTGTTTATAGGTGGTGCTTGGCCGTATGCGAATGGATCTTTACATCTTGGAAGATTATCAAGTGTGTTGCCTGGTGATGTGCTGGCACGCTATTTTCGGAGCAAGGGGGATAAAGTTTTATATGTGTCAGGCAGCGATTGTCATGGCACACCTGTAGCGGTTCAGGCTACAAAAGAAGGAATCACACCTGGAGCTTATGCCAGCCGGTATCACGAAGAATTTCTGAAATGTTTTGAACAGCTGGGATTTAGTTATGATCTATATACTCGAACGGATCAACAGCAGCATCATAAGGTCGTGCAAGAGTTGTTTATAGAGTTACTAAAGAATGGACATTTATATAAAAAAACTATAGCGCAATGTTACTGTGAGGTGGATCAGCGATTTTTGCCAGACAGATATGTGGAAGGGACTTGTCCGGTATGTGGCAAGCGGGCGCGGGGAGATCAATGCGATTATTGTTCTACGATTCTAGATCCTGCCGATTTATTAGACAGAGCCTGTAAATTATGTGGGAATACGCCTACAGAACGGCCGACAGAACATTATTATCTTAGCTTATCTAAATTTCAATCTGAATTAACGGAGTATGTAGACGAAGCAGTACACTGGAGGGAAAATGCAATAAAACTGACCAAACGATATTTGAAGGAGGAGCTTCAGGATCGGGCAGTAACCAGAGACTTATCTTGGGGCGTAGATATTCCTGTAGCTGGATTTGAAGATAAAAAGATTTATGTCTGGATTGAGGCAGTAAGTGGTTATTTATCAGCCAGCAAGCAGTGGGCCACACAATCGGGGGGGAGCTGGGAGGATTTTTGGTCAGAGGAACAAGAGGACATTACCGCTTATTATGTCCATGGTAAAGACAATATTCCTTTTCATACCTTGATATGGCCAGCCGTCTTATTAGGAGCCAGAGATCTGCATTTACCGGATCGGATTATATCCAGTGAATATTTAACCCTTGAAGGGCAGAAGTTCTCAACTAGCCGTAATTGGGCAGTCTGGGTACCTGATATTCTAGAGCGGTATCATCCTGACTCTATACGTTATTTCTTAATTGCCAACGGTCCTGAGAAGCGGGATACGGATTTTTCCTGGAGAGAGTTTATTTATAGTCATAATGGTGAGCTGCTTGGAGCATTTGGTAACTTTGTGAATCGCTCATTGGCTTTTGTAGAGAAGTTTTATGAAGGGATAGTGCCAAGTGGAAAGTTAGATAAGGTGTGGAGCGATAACATTGACCTCTTGTATCTGGAGTCAGGACGCCTCATTGAGGTCGGAGATTTGAAGGATGCGCTGGAGTATATTTTCTCTTATGTACGTAAGGCAAATCAGTATTTTGATCGGCAAAAACCTTGGATTCAGGTAAAAGAGGATCGGGATGCCTGTGATAATACAATATTTACTTGCGTGCAGATTATCGCTAATTTGGCGAATTTGCTGCATCCGTTTCTACCGTTTTCTTGTGAGAAGATCAGGGGATTCCTATCGCTTGAACTACCGAATTGGAAGCCCCGCTCGGTTCCCCCTTATCAACAGGTAACTGATTTGCAATTGTTGTTTGAACGAATTGATATAAGTCAAATTAAAGAAGAAGAGCAAAGATTAGAACAACAAAAAGTCAATAAATAG
- a CDS encoding DUF4362 domain-containing protein → MKKISILILSFLIITGIWGCSDNEVRSVPKSEPYTSEEAIRRGDIVSIEKIYNLDKFEQFINNISSKKADQIRVTSYTDEGDPIFKDLKFDGSLISYSYDTSNDEFGGSNTGVRTDTCSVVGSTENTQGEIIYSISGCTNINPEIDYYLLRTTK, encoded by the coding sequence ATGAAAAAAATAAGCATTCTTATACTATCGTTCCTAATAATAACAGGGATATGGGGTTGTTCCGATAATGAAGTCAGGTCCGTACCCAAAAGTGAACCTTATACTTCCGAAGAAGCCATCCGTAGAGGGGATATTGTTTCTATCGAAAAAATATACAACCTCGACAAATTCGAGCAATTCATAAACAATATCTCCAGCAAAAAAGCAGACCAAATACGCGTTACAAGTTACACAGATGAGGGCGATCCCATTTTTAAGGATTTGAAGTTTGATGGCAGCTTAATTAGTTATAGCTACGATACTTCTAATGATGAATTTGGTGGGAGCAACACAGGAGTTAGAACCGATACCTGCTCCGTGGTGGGGAGTACAGAAAATACACAAGGTGAAATTATTTATTCGATCAGTGGTTGTACAAATATAAATCCTGAAATAGATTACTACCTTCTGCGCACAACAAAATGA
- the htpG gene encoding molecular chaperone HtpG gives MAKKEFKAESKRLLEMMINSIYTQREIFLRELISNASDAIDKIYYKALADEGLVFNKEDYYIKVTADKANRTLTISDTGIGMTQEELENNLGTIAKSGSLAFKKENEAKDGHNIIGQFGVGFYAAFMVADDVTVISKALGSDEAFKWESKGADGYTLEPVEKDSVGTDVILKIKENTEEDQYDEYLEEYRLKSIIKKYSDFIRFPIKMDVKEQKPKEGTENEFEEVVQEQTVNSMVPIWRKNKNELTTEDYDNFYAEKRYGFDKPLKHIHISADGAVVYNAILFIPENTPFDYYTKEYEKGLELYSNGVLIMNKCADLLPDYFSFVKGMVDSEDLSLNISREMLQHDRQLTLIAKNIKNKVKGQLQSLLKDEREKYELFYKAFGRQLKFGVYNDYGMHKDTLQDLLMFYSSTEKKLVTLDEYVSRMPEDQKFIYYASGESIDRIEKLPQTELVSDKGYEILYFTDDIDEFAIKMIMSYKEKEFKSVSSGDLGIEADEADKPTEAEENENKELFEAMKDILSGKVKNVKASKRLKTHPVCLSAEGELTIEMEKILKSMPNGQEVQADKVLEINIHHEVFQSLKAAAENDKEKLGLYTNLLYNQALLIEGLQVSDPVQFTNDICKIMK, from the coding sequence ATGGCCAAAAAAGAGTTTAAAGCCGAATCGAAAAGATTGCTGGAAATGATGATTAACTCCATTTATACACAACGGGAAATTTTCTTGCGCGAGCTAATTTCCAATGCAAGTGATGCGATTGATAAGATTTATTACAAAGCATTAGCCGATGAAGGCCTGGTCTTCAATAAAGAAGATTATTATATTAAAGTGACAGCCGATAAGGCGAACAGAACCTTGACGATTTCTGATACAGGTATCGGAATGACGCAAGAAGAGCTGGAGAATAACTTGGGAACGATCGCGAAGAGCGGATCCCTTGCTTTTAAGAAAGAGAACGAGGCTAAAGATGGACACAACATCATAGGTCAGTTCGGGGTTGGCTTCTATGCTGCGTTTATGGTGGCAGATGACGTTACAGTGATCAGTAAGGCGCTTGGTAGCGACGAGGCCTTTAAATGGGAGTCTAAGGGCGCTGATGGCTATACCCTCGAGCCTGTCGAGAAGGATTCTGTAGGTACTGATGTCATTTTGAAAATTAAAGAGAATACCGAAGAAGATCAATACGATGAATATTTGGAAGAATATCGCCTGAAATCCATCATCAAAAAATACTCTGACTTCATCCGTTTCCCAATTAAAATGGACGTGAAGGAGCAGAAACCAAAAGAAGGCACCGAGAACGAGTTCGAGGAAGTTGTTCAAGAGCAAACCGTGAACAGCATGGTGCCAATCTGGCGGAAGAACAAAAACGAGCTGACTACTGAAGATTACGATAACTTCTATGCTGAGAAACGTTACGGCTTCGACAAGCCGCTAAAACATATTCATATCAGTGCAGATGGTGCTGTCGTCTATAATGCGATTTTGTTCATCCCAGAAAATACTCCGTTTGACTATTACACTAAGGAATATGAGAAAGGTCTTGAACTCTATTCCAACGGCGTACTCATCATGAACAAATGTGCAGATCTGCTGCCTGATTACTTCAGCTTTGTAAAAGGTATGGTGGATTCAGAGGATCTTTCTCTGAATATTTCCAGAGAAATGCTCCAGCATGACCGTCAGCTGACCCTGATCGCTAAGAACATCAAGAACAAAGTGAAGGGTCAATTGCAAAGCTTGCTTAAGGATGAAAGAGAAAAATACGAGCTGTTCTATAAAGCTTTTGGCAGACAGCTCAAGTTCGGTGTGTACAACGATTACGGTATGCACAAAGACACGCTTCAAGATTTGCTAATGTTCTACTCCTCCACTGAGAAGAAGCTGGTTACGCTGGACGAGTACGTTTCAAGAATGCCAGAAGATCAAAAGTTCATCTACTATGCTTCCGGAGAGTCGATCGACAGAATCGAGAAGCTTCCACAAACCGAGCTTGTATCGGATAAAGGATATGAAATTCTCTACTTTACGGATGATATTGATGAATTCGCGATCAAGATGATTATGTCCTATAAGGAAAAAGAATTTAAATCGGTATCCAGCGGTGACCTAGGCATCGAAGCAGACGAGGCAGACAAGCCAACGGAAGCGGAAGAGAACGAGAACAAGGAACTTTTTGAAGCGATGAAGGACATCTTGTCCGGCAAAGTGAAGAATGTTAAAGCTTCCAAACGTTTGAAGACTCATCCAGTATGCCTCTCAGCAGAAGGCGAGCTGACGATCGAGATGGAGAAAATTCTAAAATCGATGCCGAATGGCCAAGAGGTTCAAGCGGATAAGGTACTCGAAATCAACATCCATCACGAAGTATTCCAGTCCTTGAAAGCAGCTGCTGAGAACGATAAAGAGAAGCTCGGTTTATACACGAACCTGTTGTACAACCAAGCCCTGCTGATCGAAGGATTGCAGGTTAGTGATCCTGTTCAATTCACGAATGATATCTGCAAAATCATGAAATAA
- a CDS encoding LysR family transcriptional regulator: MDLTYLRTFREVAKRQSFTRAAEELGYAQSSVTMQIQKIEKEYGVPLIERHGRQLRLTPPGEELLKLFVEILDLYDRSKETIAQQIGGTLTIGTIDSLAAFYLPPYLQQLRTKFPKLDIHLQTMQEANLVAKIKDGEVDIGLMLDRTTADSLLERTIIREEPLVLIAPVNHALAQKDVVTLQDLNNCELIVSEESCIYRSLFENLLKEHGIIFRIGFELSNLEAIKRCVMNGLGIALLPKIVAEEEIERGNLAELPFAHPEIHFDLQLLMHPKKWKSQPLQFLTQMLLANH, from the coding sequence ATGGATTTAACCTATTTACGAACATTCCGTGAGGTGGCTAAACGTCAGAGCTTTACACGTGCTGCTGAAGAGTTAGGTTACGCCCAGTCGAGTGTTACGATGCAAATACAGAAAATAGAGAAGGAATATGGAGTGCCTTTAATAGAAAGGCATGGTCGACAGCTGCGTCTTACCCCGCCTGGAGAAGAGCTTTTGAAGCTGTTCGTGGAGATTTTGGATCTGTATGATCGTTCTAAAGAAACCATCGCCCAGCAAATAGGAGGCACGCTAACCATTGGTACGATAGATTCTTTAGCTGCATTCTACTTGCCACCTTACCTACAGCAGTTAAGGACGAAATTCCCGAAACTTGATATCCATCTGCAAACTATGCAGGAAGCTAACCTTGTAGCCAAAATAAAAGATGGGGAAGTAGACATCGGCTTGATGCTCGATCGGACCACAGCTGATTCTTTACTGGAGCGTACAATTATCAGAGAGGAACCGCTTGTATTAATAGCACCAGTCAATCATGCGCTTGCTCAAAAGGATGTTGTAACTTTACAGGATCTGAATAATTGTGAATTGATTGTCTCTGAGGAAAGCTGTATTTACCGGAGTCTGTTCGAGAATTTGTTAAAAGAGCACGGTATTATATTCCGCATAGGTTTTGAGCTTTCGAATCTGGAGGCGATTAAACGTTGTGTCATGAATGGTCTTGGGATTGCATTATTGCCGAAAATTGTTGCAGAGGAAGAAATTGAGCGGGGGAACTTGGCCGAGCTGCCCTTCGCACATCCGGAAATTCACTTTGATCTGCAGCTTCTGATGCACCCTAAGAAATGGAAGTCTCAACCGTTGCAATTTCTAACCCAAATGCTACTTGCAAATCATTAG
- the dapA gene encoding 4-hydroxy-tetrahydrodipicolinate synthase, translating into MLTEQQIYGIYVPVVTPFNAAGEVDLDSYQRYVKNIINNSIQGLVVNGTTGESPTVTVNEMQLLVNTSRELLQSTSIPLVVGTGTNDTASTVARTEIAANLGADCALVVVPYYSRPSQEGIIAHFRKAAEVGIPIMAYDIPSRTGTAMTIDTARTILEMNNVVGLKDCSGSTKMVTELVRTGSKPVLGGDDSLFYEMLSCGAAGGMLATANVYPAECVRIYEAFKSGQLDLAKENFEQLLPIIRLLFKESNPAPIKWMLSQNGLIASDTLRLPMTSISTALQQELSSYVQDSTIEATA; encoded by the coding sequence ATGCTTACAGAACAACAGATTTATGGAATTTATGTCCCCGTGGTTACCCCGTTCAATGCTGCTGGTGAAGTTGATTTGGATTCGTACCAGCGTTATGTAAAGAACATTATTAACAACAGCATACAAGGTCTGGTCGTTAATGGAACCACCGGTGAATCGCCAACTGTAACCGTAAATGAAATGCAGCTTCTAGTAAACACTTCCCGTGAGCTTTTACAATCTACATCTATCCCCTTAGTAGTCGGTACAGGAACCAATGACACAGCTTCTACAGTAGCACGCACTGAGATCGCAGCTAACCTTGGAGCTGATTGCGCACTAGTAGTCGTCCCTTATTATAGTCGTCCTTCGCAAGAGGGCATCATTGCACATTTCCGCAAAGCAGCAGAAGTAGGCATTCCGATCATGGCTTATGACATTCCAAGTCGTACAGGTACCGCTATGACCATAGATACTGCACGCACAATCTTAGAAATGAATAATGTTGTCGGTTTAAAAGACTGCTCTGGCAGCACTAAAATGGTTACCGAGTTAGTCCGTACGGGTTCCAAACCTGTGCTTGGCGGCGACGATTCACTCTTTTATGAAATGCTTAGCTGCGGAGCAGCTGGAGGCATGTTGGCTACTGCGAACGTTTATCCTGCAGAATGTGTCCGTATATACGAAGCCTTCAAATCGGGTCAATTAGACTTGGCAAAAGAAAACTTTGAACAACTGCTGCCAATCATCCGCCTCTTATTCAAGGAGTCCAATCCCGCTCCAATCAAATGGATGCTTAGCCAGAATGGCCTAATCGCATCAGATACGCTTCGCCTTCCTATGACTTCCATCAGCACAGCGCTTCAGCAAGAACTCAGCTCCTATGTTCAGGACAGCACGATCGAAGCGACCGCATAA
- a CDS encoding DEAD/DEAH box helicase, producing the protein MTFNELNIMPAILKALSKENYTSPTPIQEQSIPAVLEGRDLLGCAQTGTGKTAAFSVPIIQLLSEQSSPNKTNNVRRIRSLILTPTRELAIQIADNIKAYSQYTDIRSAAIVGGVSQKVQERALNQGADILIATPGRLIDLINQKRVDLQYVQILVLDEADRMLDMGFIHDVKRIIAKMPTKKQTLFFSATMPTEISKLIKTLLVNPVKVEITPVSSTAERINQSIYLLENGNKQNQLNLLLQDKSIISALVFTRTKRGADRVTRDLAKVNISAQAIHGNKSQNDRQNALRNFKSGATRVLVATDIAARGIDIDELSHVINFNLPNIPETYVHRIGRTGRAGLSGTAISFCESEELPFLKDIEKLIGKSIPEVKDHPYPMSRKTQMKTERSSKPSGSKSVASKPSNSRPSTAKPSASKSVASKPAKAKPKSNPPLKPKSEWFTKGRQTSSR; encoded by the coding sequence ATGACATTTAACGAACTGAATATTATGCCTGCGATTTTAAAGGCTTTAAGCAAAGAAAACTATACATCACCTACACCAATACAGGAACAATCGATTCCAGCTGTATTAGAGGGTAGAGATTTACTTGGATGCGCCCAAACGGGAACAGGAAAGACAGCTGCATTTTCCGTACCCATCATTCAATTATTGAGCGAGCAATCAAGTCCAAACAAAACCAATAATGTGCGACGCATTCGCTCGTTGATCTTAACACCTACAAGAGAACTAGCGATTCAAATAGCTGATAACATAAAGGCTTATAGCCAATACACAGATATCCGCTCTGCTGCCATTGTTGGCGGTGTGTCACAGAAAGTGCAGGAGCGTGCGCTGAATCAAGGTGCTGATATTCTTATTGCAACACCAGGTAGACTCATCGACTTAATTAATCAAAAACGTGTGGATTTGCAGTATGTCCAAATTCTTGTCTTAGATGAAGCTGACCGGATGCTAGATATGGGCTTTATCCATGATGTGAAGAGAATTATCGCCAAAATGCCTACGAAGAAACAAACACTGTTCTTCTCGGCAACGATGCCTACTGAAATTTCCAAATTGATCAAAACATTGCTTGTGAATCCAGTAAAAGTAGAAATCACACCTGTCTCATCTACTGCGGAGAGAATCAACCAATCAATCTATTTATTAGAGAACGGAAATAAGCAAAATCAATTGAATCTTTTGTTACAGGATAAATCCATCATTTCTGCTTTGGTGTTTACTCGGACTAAACGTGGTGCGGACCGTGTTACACGCGATCTAGCGAAGGTGAACATTTCTGCTCAAGCCATTCACGGCAATAAATCTCAGAATGATCGGCAGAATGCATTACGGAATTTTAAAAGTGGCGCAACCCGCGTTCTTGTAGCTACGGATATCGCTGCACGAGGAATTGATATTGATGAGCTATCTCACGTAATCAATTTCAATTTACCAAATATTCCAGAAACCTATGTGCACCGAATCGGTCGTACCGGTAGAGCGGGATTGAGCGGAACAGCAATATCTTTTTGCGAATCTGAAGAGCTTCCGTTCCTTAAAGATATCGAGAAATTGATCGGAAAATCGATTCCTGAAGTGAAGGATCATCCGTATCCGATGTCTCGCAAAACGCAAATGAAGACAGAACGATCTTCGAAACCGTCAGGTTCGAAATCAGTAGCTTCTAAACCATCGAATTCCAGACCATCAACAGCTAAACCATCAGCATCAAAATCAGTGGCATCTAAACCAGCCAAAGCAAAGCCTAAGTCTAACCCTCCATTGAAGCCAAAATCCGAGTGGTTCACAAAAGGAAGACAAACGAGCAGCAGATAA
- a CDS encoding phosphate propanoyltransferase — translation MSKTVPVGVSARHIHLTQEHVEALFGPGYQLTEFKPLSQPGQFAANEQVAVIGSKGKFDKVRILGPARPASQLEISRTDSFALGVKAPVRESGNIEGTPGITLKGPAGEVELEQGVIIAARHIHFHTSEAEAWGIADKQLLKVRLGGDRGLVLENVIARVSDSFKLDMHIDTDEANAAGANNGDTAEIVD, via the coding sequence ATGAGTAAGACTGTACCCGTAGGTGTGTCGGCTAGACATATTCACCTTACGCAGGAGCACGTGGAGGCTCTGTTTGGCCCAGGATATCAATTAACTGAGTTCAAACCACTTTCCCAACCAGGACAATTTGCAGCAAACGAACAAGTAGCAGTTATCGGTAGCAAAGGTAAATTTGACAAGGTAAGAATTTTGGGACCTGCTCGTCCGGCTTCCCAATTAGAAATTTCCCGTACTGACTCCTTCGCACTTGGCGTGAAAGCTCCAGTTCGCGAATCTGGAAATATTGAAGGAACACCTGGCATTACGCTTAAAGGACCTGCTGGTGAAGTTGAATTAGAACAAGGCGTTATCATCGCAGCTCGTCACATTCACTTCCACACTTCTGAAGCTGAAGCTTGGGGCATTGCGGATAAGCAATTGCTTAAAGTTCGTCTCGGTGGCGACCGCGGTCTCGTATTGGAGAACGTAATTGCTCGTGTATCCGACAGCTTCAAACTTGATATGCATATTGATACTGACGAAGCTAATGCTGCTGGTGCCAACAATGGCGACACTGCTGAAATCGTAGACTAG